One window of Candidatus Zixiibacteriota bacterium genomic DNA carries:
- a CDS encoding HAD-IIIA family hydrolase: ASCPTKQWFPDRFEKLAVQLHEKFRAGVVVYLSENDRELYRLREHIPEDFLKFHGNAPLPILAASLRQVDLLISNDSALAHLGSAVGTPVLALFGPTHPTLGFAPRGLRDRVIQVDEFCRPCSLHGRTRCYREEQYCFTRIGVDDVMASAAEYLQGNFKGTPALFVDRDGTLIKEKEFIRLPEEVEPEEGAIDAIKAARQAGFKIIVISNQSGVARGYFDEETVRRINHRVKSIFRDEGAPIDDIYYCPHYIRGTVKEYAVRCHCRKPSAGMVDTACLKHNLNPFRSIVIGDKISDIELAYVSGARGILVRTGYGSREADKLQHKNFLKPEYVAGGIFDAVKYLTGSQ, encoded by the coding sequence GCTTCATGCCCCACCAAGCAATGGTTTCCTGACCGTTTCGAGAAGCTGGCAGTGCAACTTCATGAAAAATTCCGCGCCGGAGTTGTAGTCTATCTGTCGGAAAACGACCGGGAGCTGTATCGCCTGCGGGAGCATATCCCCGAGGATTTCCTTAAGTTTCATGGAAACGCCCCCCTGCCGATTCTGGCAGCCTCCTTGAGGCAGGTTGACCTGCTTATCAGCAATGATTCCGCCCTGGCGCATCTTGGGTCCGCGGTCGGAACTCCTGTGTTGGCTCTCTTCGGACCGACTCACCCGACTCTCGGCTTTGCTCCGCGAGGGTTGCGCGACCGCGTTATTCAGGTCGATGAGTTCTGCCGCCCCTGCTCATTACACGGCAGAACCCGATGCTACCGCGAGGAGCAGTATTGCTTCACCCGCATCGGTGTCGATGATGTCATGGCATCGGCTGCAGAATACCTCCAGGGAAACTTCAAAGGGACTCCCGCCCTCTTTGTGGACCGGGATGGCACCTTAATCAAGGAAAAGGAGTTTATCCGTCTGCCGGAAGAAGTTGAACCGGAAGAGGGGGCCATTGATGCCATCAAAGCGGCGCGACAAGCCGGATTCAAAATTATCGTCATCTCCAATCAGTCCGGAGTGGCGCGGGGATATTTCGATGAGGAAACGGTGCGTCGTATAAATCATCGAGTAAAGTCAATCTTTCGGGACGAAGGCGCGCCAATCGATGATATCTACTACTGCCCGCATTATATCCGGGGAACGGTCAAAGAATATGCCGTCCGCTGCCATTGCCGAAAACCATCAGCCGGGATGGTCGATACCGCCTGCCTCAAGCACAATTTGAATCCTTTCCGCTCGATTGTCATTGGGGACAAAATCAGCGACATCGAGCTGGCATACGTTTCCGGAGCCAGAGGAATCCTGGTTCGCACCGGGTACGGCAGTCGCGAGGCTGACAAACTTCAGCACAAAAATTTTCTTAAGCCTGAATATGTTGCCGGGGGGATTTTTGACGCCGTAAAATATCTGACCGGAAGCCAATAA